The proteins below are encoded in one region of Amycolatopsis acidiphila:
- a CDS encoding glycosyltransferase family 2 protein, with protein MTTPRLSLGLPVYNGEEYLAESLDALLGQSFEDFELIISDNASTDGTEEICRTYLAKDSRIRYVRLAENIGAGPNHNFVFAEARGELFKWASHDDLYGRDLLLRCVEALDERPDIVLAHSWNAIIDEHSRVTQPFDYTLATDSPRAPIRFRSLLLEPGGDDFYGVIRSDVLRRVKPHDSYHHADRVFVADIALHGPFYQVPELLYFRRDHPARAERANPTLRKRCANLDPRRADKRRHPMVRLLGEYVLGFVGAVQRAPLSAADRRECYRHLGEWLTARARPGSGERIEDRPPVDFTDFDLDAVVPGRQGRVR; from the coding sequence AGCTTCGAGGACTTCGAGCTGATCATCTCCGACAACGCCTCCACCGATGGCACGGAAGAGATCTGCCGCACCTACCTGGCCAAGGACTCGCGCATCCGGTACGTACGGCTGGCCGAGAACATCGGGGCCGGGCCGAACCACAACTTCGTGTTCGCCGAAGCCCGGGGCGAGCTGTTCAAATGGGCTTCGCACGACGACCTCTACGGCCGCGACCTGCTGCTGCGCTGCGTGGAAGCGCTTGACGAGCGGCCGGACATCGTCCTGGCGCACAGCTGGAACGCGATCATCGACGAGCACAGCCGGGTCACCCAGCCCTTCGACTACACCCTCGCCACGGACTCGCCGCGCGCGCCGATCCGGTTTCGGAGCCTGCTGCTCGAGCCCGGTGGGGACGACTTCTACGGGGTGATCCGCTCCGACGTGCTGCGCCGGGTCAAGCCGCACGACAGCTACCACCACGCCGACCGGGTGTTCGTCGCGGACATCGCCCTGCACGGGCCGTTCTACCAGGTCCCCGAGCTGTTGTACTTCCGTCGCGACCATCCCGCGCGTGCGGAACGGGCCAACCCGACGCTGCGCAAGCGGTGCGCGAACCTCGACCCCAGGCGGGCGGACAAGCGGCGGCATCCGATGGTGCGGCTGCTCGGCGAGTACGTGCTCGGGTTCGTCGGCGCGGTCCAGCGGGCGCCGCTGTCGGCCGCGGACCGCCGCGAGTGCTACCGCCACCTGGGCGAATGGCTCACCGCGCGGGCCCGGCCGGGTTCCGGCGAGCGCATCGAGGACCGGCCGCCCGTCGACTTCACCGACTTCGACCTCGACGCGGTCGTGCCGGGAAGACAGGGGAGAGTCCGATGA